In a single window of the Acyrthosiphon pisum isolate AL4f chromosome X, pea_aphid_22Mar2018_4r6ur, whole genome shotgun sequence genome:
- the LOC100575149 gene encoding peroxidase-like, producing MNSSIFIHLWICMLVFLPSCYRGRAQFFFKDGLMINKTDWYLHLKTKEIAHHIQRAVYYMEQLYTYEYNDNSKLNMDIGSPEYGLLIESQLSEEHYSLYRHAQTISEFSTSISHRECRVGGAQCAIDLSKVKQDKTSLGKFCLSLYYNKTACIGMNLKYRSPDGSCNNLKRWYSGKATTAYKRLLFNNYWDSFYEINLSNAITSPRSLSVAFVKDEHSQDDFKTMAMPYWTIFIGHDLSHTAMSILMKRNKSVSCCSHGRNELSPSHTHELCMQVKMSGEDPFFRNNIRCMNYVRSVPALSSDCTFGPKEQMNQATHYLDGSMIYGSSAKRTWSLRTNSGGQLLTSMALNIESQSDPVQSQYMPLEDTESNACQYGSGTCYRAGDIRANALPQLTVMHTLWMREHNRLAKLLSQVNPHWDDERIFQEARKIVTASIQHITYAEWLPALLGENYTKRNGLEPSTKGYSNAYNETTDPSVSNSFATAVLPFANSMVSDTISLYTEGRVINANLSLKEHYNRPTGLLLNYMDQLVRGLSTQNTQKIDMLFTQTLTNYLNSVHPNNLFGMDIVSLDIQRSRDHGIPSYTEFRKYCRLKAIRSVKDLSRIMVEGSTDRLLKQYNHWRDIELFVGLLFEKHEDDSMVGPTMRCIIREQFIRTRIADRYFYDLPNIFNEYQLTEIRKVTLAQNLL from the exons ATGAATTCCTCGATATTCATACATCTGTGGATTTGTATGTTGGTATTCCTACCATCATGTTACAGAGGTCGAGCTCAGTTCTTTTTtaaag ATGGTTTGATGATAAATAAAACCGACTGGTACCTACATCTAAAAACCAAAGAAATAGCTCATCATATTCAAAGAGCTGTCTACTATATGGAACAACTTTATACGtatgaatataatgataattctAAGTTAAATATGGATATTGGAAGCCCGGAGTATGGACTATTGATCGAATCTCAGCTTTCCGAagaacattattcattatataggCATGCTCAAACTATTTCTGAATTTTCCACCTCTATTAGCCATAGAGAATGTCGagt tgGTGGAGCCCAATGTGCCATAGACTTATCGAAAGTGAAACAAGACAAGACATCTTTGGGTAAGTTTTGTTTGTCCTTGTATTACAACAAAACTGCATGCATCGGGATGAACTTAAAGTATCGTAGTCCTGACGGTTCTTGTAACAACTTGAAACGTTGGTATTCGGGAAAAGCAACCACGGCTTATAAACGTTTGCTGTTTAATAACTATTGGGATAGTTtttatg AAATTAATTTGTCGAATGCTATAACCAGTCCTAGAAGTCTGAGCGTTGCATTTGTCAAAGACGAGCACTCACAAGATGACTTCAAAACGATGGCAATGCCGTACTGGACAATTTTTATAGGCCATGATCTATCTCACACGGCAATGTCTATATTGA TGAAACGTAATAAATCGGTGAGCTGTTGTTCACATGGCCGGAACGAGCTCTCTCCTTCGCACACGCATGAGTTGTGCATGCAAGTGAAGATGTCGGGTGAAGATCCATTTTTCAGAAACAATATTCGTTGTATGAACTACGTGCGTTCGGTGCCAGCATTGAGTTCCGATTGTACTTTTGGACCCAAGGAACAA ATGAACCAAGCTACTCATTATTTAGATGGGTCGATGATATACGGTTCGTCGGCGAAACGGACGTGGTCGTTGAGGACCAACTCGGGCGGCCAACTATTGACAAGCATGGCCTTAAATATCGAGAGCCAAAGCGACCCGGTACAGTCGCAGTATATGCCGCTGGAAGACACCGAATCGAACGCCTGTCAGTATGGCAGTGGTACTTGTTATAGGGCAGGTGACATCCGGGCAAACGCGCTTCCCCAACTGACGGTCATGCACACATTGTGGATGAGGGAACACAACCGTTTGGCCAAACTTCTGTCACAAGTCAACCCGCACTGGGACGACGAACGAATTTTTCAGGAGGCCAGGAAAATCGTTACAGCATCCATACAGCACATCACTTACGCCGAGTGGCTGCCAGCGCTGCTCGGGGAAAACTACACCAAGCGGAACGGGCTTGAACCGTCGACAAAAGGCTACAGTAATGCGTACAATGAGACCACCGACCCGAGCGTCAGCAACAGCTTTGCGACCGCAGTATTACCGTTCGCTAATTCCATGGTTAGCGACACCATAAG TTTATATACGGAAGGCCGAGTGATTAACGCAAATCTTTCGCTGAAGGAACATTACAACCGACCAACTGgtttactattaaattacatGGATCAGCTTGTCAGAGGGCTATCTACGCAGAATACACAAAAAATCGATATGCTATTTACTCAAAcg ctTACAAATTACTTAAACAGTGTTCATCCAAACAACTTGTTCGGAATGGACATTGTCAGCTTGGATATACAACGAAGCCGCGATCATGGTATACCAAGCTACAcagaatttagaaaatattgtcGACTAAAAGCTATAAGAAGTGTAAAAGATTTATCCCGGATCATGGTTGAAGgg tcaacTGATAGACTATTGAAACAATACAATCATTGGAGAGATATAGAGCTATTTGTAGGTTTATTGTTTGAGAAACACGAAGACGACTCAATGGTTGGCCCAACGATGAGATGTATCATTAGAGAACAGTTTATAAGAACTAGAATAGCAGATagatatttttacgatttacCGAATATATTCAATGAAT atcaaCTGACAGAAATCAGAAAAGTGACGCTTGCCCAGAATCTTTTGTGA
- the LOC100572290 gene encoding chorion peroxidase-like has product MAMAYWTIFIGHDLSHTAMSILMKRNKSVSCCSDDRIELSPRHTTDLCMQVKMSGEDPFFRNNIRCMNYVRSVPALSSDCTFGPKEQMNQATHYLDGSMIYGSSAKRTWSLRTNSGGQLLTSMGFDIDSQSEPVQSQYMPLEDTESNACQYGSGTCYRAGDIRANALPQLTVMHTLWMREHNRLAKLLSHVNPHWDDERIFHEARKIVTASIQHITYAEWLPALLGENYTKRNGLELSTKGYSNAYNETTDPSVSNSFATAVLPFANSMISDTISLYTEGRVINANLSLRNITTDQLVYY; this is encoded by the exons ATGGCAATGGCGTACTGGACAATTTTTATAGGCCATGATCTTTCTCACACGGCAATGTCTATATTGA TGAAACGTAATAAATCGGTGAGCTGTTGTTCAGATGACCGGATAGAGCTCTCTCCTCGGCACACGACTGATTTGTGCATGCAAGTGAAGATGTCGGGTGAAGATCCATTTTTCAGAAACAATATTCGTTGTATGAACTACGTGCGTTCGGTGCCAGCATTGAGTTCCGATTGTACTTTTGGACCCAAGGAACAA ATGAACCAAGCTACTCATTATTTAGATGGGTCGATGATATACGGTTCGTCGGCGAAACGGACGTGGTCGTTGAGGACCAACTCGGGCGGCCAACTATTGACAAGCATGGGCTTCGATATCGACAGCCAAAGCGAACCGGTACAGTCACAGTATATGCCACTGGAAGACACCGAATCGAACGCCTGTCAGTATGGCAGTGGTACTTGTTATAGGGCAGGTGACATCCGGGCAAACGCGCTTCCCCAACTGACGGTCATGCACACATTGTGGATGAGGGAACACAACCGGTTGGCTAAACTACTGTCACACGTCAACCCGCACTGGGACGACGAGCGAATTTTTCATGAGGCCAGGAAAATCGTTACAGCATCCATACAACACATCACTTACGCTGAGTGGCTGCCAGCGCTGCTCGGGGAAAACTACACCAAGCGGAACGGTCTTGAACTGTCGACAAAAGGCTACAGTAACGCGTACAACGAGACCACCGACCCGAGCGTCAGCAACAGCTTTGCGACCGCAGTATTACCGTTCGCTAATTCCATGATAAGCGACACCATAAG TTTATATACGGAAGGCCGAGTGATCAACGCAAATCTTTCGCTGAGGAACATTACAACCGACCAACTGgtttactattaa
- the LOC115033117 gene encoding probable serine/threonine-protein kinase DDB_G0267514, whose product MAELEDEQNFTPIDSPLSLESLAQLVGNMNEAFNAQMETISRKFSELDTRMDELCARIDDNDSDVRVKFDQFQSSFNKDLITIQNDISTGQQRSQESHKSITTTQRSFTDTIKALSDRVSLTEGQSARLAALENKFQYSITNSLPPTVSTNSQPVRHNSFSNCLTSTTYANPCQTQATAPLNISSFSVPKYNSSLPSRITSVQENVTLSNTSGIILDYTKLTQYDGKLTPVHPEEFLEQAEQYFLTHTPLPDQVKINYIKERFIGDARLWYNTLLPSPSIYQDFLSLFRGHFWSNNQQRAIRNELYRPYFHRDNSSLQKHAMDWINRARFLRPPIDQPEMVDQLISHFSFNISVALRGLRITTTNELIQQLSHLQQSHSSSTQTNNQSNPLSQNQNQHSYNHSSGHNHQNRNHSQNQNQNSNFNSNQNRYTPRNDNYPRPQYNQTNPTQSAPEPSTSTPGN is encoded by the coding sequence ATGGCTGAACTTGAGGATGAACAGAATTTCACCCCAATAGACTCTCCCCTCTCTCTAGAGTCCCTAGCTCAGCTTGTCGGTAACATGAACGAGGCCTTTAACGCCCAGATGGAAACTATTTCCCGTAAATTCAGTGAACTAGATACCCGCATGGACGAACTCTGTGCCCGCATAGATGATAATGACTCGGACGTTCGTGTTAAATTCGATCAGTTTCAATCCTCTTTCAATAAAGACCTCATTACCATCCAGAACGATATCTCTACAGGGCAACAACGGTCCCAGGAGTCCCATAAAAGCATTACCACTACCCAACGATCATTCACTGACACCATCAAAGCACTAAGCGACCGCGTAAGCCTCACAGAGGGACAAAGTGCCCGACTAGCTGCtctagaaaataaatttcagtaCTCCATTACCAATTCACTACCCCCCACAGTTTCTACCAATTCACAGCCCGTACGTCATAATTCATTTAGTAATTGTTTAACTTCTACTACCTATGCTAATCCGTGTCAAACTCAAGCTACTGCCCCACTTAATATTTCCAGTTTTTCTGTCCCCAAATATAATAGCTCACTCCCCAGTCGCATCACCTCTGTTCAAGAAAACGTAACCTTATCCAATACTTCTGGCATAATACTCGATTATACAAAGCTCACCCAATATGATGGCAAATTAACACCGGTACACCCAGAGGAGTTCCTTGAACAGgccgaacaatattttttaacccACACTCCCCTACCTGACCAAGTaaagattaattatattaaagaacGTTTTATTGGAGATGCTCGTTTATGGTATAACACCTTATTACCCTCTCCCTCAATATATCAGGATTTCTTGTCACTATTCAGGGGCCATTTTTGGTCTAATAACCAGCAACGGGCAATTCGCAATGAACTATACAGACCCTATTTTCACCGAGACAATTCTTCCCTTCAAAAACATGCCATGGACTGGATCAACCGTGCCCGCTTCCTAAGACCCCCAATAGACCAACCAGAGATGGTTGACCAACTTATTTCTCATTTCTCTTTCAATATATCCGTAGCTCTCCGCGGTCTCAGAATCACTACCACCAATGAACTAATACAGCAACTCTCTCACCTCCAACAATCTCACTCCTCTTCAACTCAAACCAATAATCAATCAAACCCTCTCtctcaaaatcaaaatcaacatTCATATAACCATTCTTCAGGCCACAATCATCAAAACAGAAACCACtctcaaaatcaaaatcagaaCTCAAATTTTAACAGTAATCAAAACCGATATACCCCCCGTAATGATAATTATCCCCGCCCTCAGTACAATCAAACTAATCCGACACAGTCCGCCCCTGAACCCAGTACCTCTACCCCGGGAAACTAG